Proteins from one Burkholderia oklahomensis C6786 genomic window:
- a CDS encoding cation:proton antiporter, translating into MKSAFSFLPNWPLVPDAIFWAGFALFAAGLCGELCYRAWRLPRITGYAVIGLIAGSFGFGVIDASTDDTSRLLVNVALGLLLFELGSRLDLRWIRRNPWLIASSLAEATLTFVLVLAVLLLLKVPGMIALVLAAIAISTSPAMVIQLKTELRAEGQVSQRLITLSALNSVYAVVLTKLVTSWLHQEAYGNVFATILQPIYLLAGSFIVAYLFARACNYLFRHVASTMRDEHSFVALFGLVVLAIAVAQVLKLSTMLTLLLAGIIVKNLEARPQLWPEHFGTAGWLLTVILFVLTLTSFASQDIVAGGLIAGALIATRFVAKLVGVLAFAKPSGLGVKQGVALGFSLVPMSALAYLLVDDTYQLYPNFDPRLRAVIMCSIVVLQLIGPLIVYRSLSAVGERRDAS; encoded by the coding sequence ATGAAGTCAGCGTTCTCGTTTCTACCCAACTGGCCCCTCGTCCCGGATGCGATTTTTTGGGCCGGCTTCGCACTCTTTGCCGCGGGTCTCTGCGGCGAGCTCTGCTATCGCGCGTGGCGCCTGCCGCGGATCACCGGCTATGCGGTGATCGGGCTTATCGCCGGCTCGTTCGGCTTCGGCGTGATCGACGCGAGCACCGACGACACGTCGCGGCTCCTCGTGAACGTCGCGCTCGGTCTGCTGCTGTTCGAGCTCGGCAGCCGGCTCGACTTGCGCTGGATCCGCCGCAATCCGTGGCTCATCGCGTCGAGTCTCGCCGAGGCGACGCTCACGTTCGTGCTCGTGCTCGCGGTGCTGCTGCTGCTCAAGGTGCCGGGAATGATCGCGCTCGTGCTCGCGGCGATCGCGATCTCGACGTCGCCCGCGATGGTGATCCAGTTGAAGACGGAATTGCGCGCGGAAGGGCAGGTGTCGCAGCGGCTCATCACGTTGTCGGCGCTGAACAGCGTCTACGCGGTCGTGCTGACGAAGCTCGTCACGAGCTGGCTGCATCAGGAAGCGTACGGCAACGTGTTCGCGACGATCCTGCAGCCGATCTATCTGCTCGCCGGCTCGTTCATCGTCGCGTATCTGTTCGCTCGCGCATGCAATTATCTGTTCAGGCATGTCGCCTCGACGATGCGCGACGAGCATTCGTTCGTCGCGCTGTTCGGCCTCGTCGTGCTCGCGATCGCGGTCGCGCAGGTGCTCAAGTTGTCGACGATGCTCACGCTCCTGCTCGCCGGCATCATCGTGAAGAATCTCGAAGCGCGCCCGCAGTTGTGGCCCGAGCATTTCGGCACCGCCGGGTGGCTGCTCACCGTGATTCTGTTCGTGCTGACGCTCACGTCGTTCGCCTCGCAGGACATCGTCGCGGGTGGACTCATCGCGGGCGCGCTGATTGCGACGCGCTTCGTCGCGAAGCTCGTCGGCGTGCTCGCGTTCGCGAAGCCGAGCGGCCTCGGCGTGAAGCAGGGCGTCGCGCTCGGCTTCTCGCTCGTGCCGATGTCGGCGCTCGCGTATCTGCTCGTCGACGACACCTACCAGCTTTACCCGAATTTCGATCCGCGCCTGCGCGCGGTCATCATGTGCTCGATCGTCGTGCTGCAGTTGATCGGGCCGCTCATCGTCTATCGTAGCCTGTCGGCCGTCGGCGAACGGCGCGACGCCAGTTGA
- the gspD gene encoding type II secretion system secretin GspD produces the protein MTRTRFALRRVATALVVAGIVVAQAAHAQVTLNFVNADIDQVAKAIGAATGKTIIVDPRVKGQLNLVSERPVPEDQALKTLQSALRMQGFALVQDHGVLKVVPEADAKLQGVPTYIGNTPQARGDQVVTQVFELRNESANNLLPVLRPLISPNNTITAYPANNTIVVTDYADNVRRIARIISGVDSAAGAQVAVVPLRNANAIDIAAQLTKLLDPGAIGNTDATLKVTVQADPRTNALLLRASNAQRLAAAKKLAQQLDAPSGVPGNMHVVPLRNADAVKLAKTLRGMLGKGGGESGSSASSNDANAFNQGGSQSGSNFSTGTSGTPPLPSGLSSSSSGGTGGTMGGGGLGTGGLLGGDKDKSDENQPGGMIQADAATNSLIITASDPVYRNLRAVIDQLDARRAQVYIEALVVELNSTTNANLGIQWQVANNALYAGTNLTTGGVGGGNSITNLTAGATNPLNVVGALTPGLNIGWLRNMFGIQGLGGLLQYFSGVSDANVLSTPNLVTLDNEEAKIVVGQNVPIPTGSYSNLTSGNTNNAFNTYDRRDVGLTLHVKPQITDGGILKLQLYTEDSSVVNGTLTSQTGPTFNKRSIQSTVLADNGEIIVLGGLMQDNYQVANNKVPLLGDIPWIGQLFRSEGKTRTKTNLMVFLRPVIIGDRETAQAVTSNRYDYIQGVTGAYKSDNNIIRDKDDPVVPPMPIGPSQGGSPAMNLFDIDKMRRQQLAPPAPASAPAAAGENGAASPGAHP, from the coding sequence ATGACAAGAACTCGCTTTGCTTTGCGGCGCGTCGCAACGGCGCTCGTCGTCGCCGGAATCGTCGTCGCGCAGGCCGCTCACGCTCAGGTCACGCTCAATTTCGTCAATGCGGACATCGATCAGGTCGCGAAGGCGATCGGCGCCGCGACGGGCAAGACGATCATCGTCGACCCGCGCGTCAAGGGTCAGCTGAACCTCGTATCGGAACGCCCCGTGCCGGAAGATCAGGCGCTGAAGACGCTGCAGTCCGCGCTCCGGATGCAGGGTTTCGCGCTCGTCCAGGATCACGGCGTGCTGAAGGTCGTGCCGGAAGCCGACGCGAAGCTGCAGGGCGTGCCGACCTACATCGGCAACACGCCGCAGGCGCGCGGCGATCAGGTCGTCACGCAAGTGTTCGAGCTGCGCAACGAATCGGCCAACAACTTGCTCCCGGTGCTGCGTCCGCTGATCTCGCCGAACAACACGATCACCGCGTATCCGGCCAACAACACGATCGTCGTCACCGACTACGCGGACAACGTGCGCCGGATCGCGCGGATCATCTCGGGCGTCGACAGCGCGGCGGGTGCGCAGGTCGCCGTCGTGCCGCTCAGGAACGCGAACGCGATCGACATCGCCGCGCAGCTGACGAAGCTGCTCGATCCGGGCGCGATCGGCAACACCGACGCGACGCTCAAGGTCACCGTGCAGGCCGATCCGCGGACCAACGCGCTGCTTCTGCGCGCGTCGAACGCGCAGCGCCTCGCCGCGGCGAAGAAACTCGCGCAGCAGCTCGACGCGCCGAGCGGTGTGCCGGGCAACATGCACGTCGTGCCGTTGCGCAACGCCGATGCGGTGAAGCTCGCGAAGACGCTGCGCGGAATGCTCGGCAAGGGTGGCGGCGAAAGCGGCTCGTCGGCGAGCTCGAACGATGCGAATGCGTTCAATCAAGGCGGCTCGCAGAGCGGCTCGAACTTCTCGACGGGCACGTCGGGCACCCCGCCGCTGCCGTCGGGGCTGTCGTCGAGCTCGTCGGGCGGCACCGGCGGCACGATGGGCGGCGGCGGTCTCGGCACGGGCGGCCTCCTCGGCGGCGACAAGGACAAGAGCGACGAGAATCAGCCGGGCGGCATGATCCAGGCCGATGCGGCGACGAACTCGCTCATCATCACCGCGTCGGATCCCGTGTACCGGAACCTGCGCGCGGTGATCGACCAGCTCGACGCGCGGCGCGCGCAGGTGTACATCGAGGCGTTGGTCGTCGAGCTGAACTCGACGACCAACGCGAACCTCGGGATTCAATGGCAGGTTGCGAACAACGCGCTCTACGCAGGGACGAACCTGACGACGGGCGGCGTGGGCGGCGGCAACAGCATCACCAATCTGACGGCCGGCGCGACGAACCCGCTTAACGTAGTAGGTGCGCTCACGCCGGGGCTCAATATCGGTTGGCTGCGCAACATGTTCGGCATCCAGGGGCTCGGCGGGTTGCTGCAGTATTTCTCCGGCGTGAGCGACGCAAACGTGCTGTCGACGCCGAACCTCGTCACGCTCGACAACGAGGAAGCGAAGATCGTCGTCGGCCAGAACGTGCCGATTCCGACCGGCTCGTATTCGAACTTGACGAGCGGTAACACGAACAATGCGTTCAACACGTATGACCGGCGAGACGTCGGCCTGACGCTGCATGTGAAGCCGCAAATCACCGACGGCGGGATCCTGAAGCTGCAGCTGTATACGGAGGATTCGTCGGTCGTGAACGGCACGCTCACCTCCCAGACCGGCCCGACGTTCAACAAACGCTCGATCCAGTCGACCGTGCTGGCCGACAACGGCGAGATCATCGTGCTTGGCGGCCTGATGCAGGACAACTACCAAGTCGCGAACAACAAGGTGCCGCTCCTCGGCGACATTCCGTGGATCGGCCAGCTGTTCCGCTCGGAAGGCAAGACGCGTACGAAAACCAACCTGATGGTGTTCCTGCGCCCGGTCATCATCGGCGATCGCGAGACCGCGCAGGCGGTGACGTCCAACCGCTACGACTACATCCAGGGCGTGACGGGCGCGTACAAGTCGGACAACAACATCATCCGGGACAAGGACGACCCCGTCGTCCCGCCGATGCCGATCGGCCCGAGCCAGGGCGGCTCGCCGGCGATGAACCTGTTCGACATCGACAAGATGCGGCGTCAGCAGCTCGCCCCGCCCGCGCCCGCCAGCGCGCCCGCGGCGGCAGGCGAGAACGGCGCCGCGTCGCCGGGAGCCCATCCGTGA
- a CDS encoding HU family DNA-binding protein has product MNKQELIDAVAAQTGASKAQTGETLDTLLEVIKKSVSKGDSVQLIGFGSFGSGKRAARTGRNPKTGETIKIPAAKTVKFTAGKAFKDAVNKR; this is encoded by the coding sequence ATGAACAAACAGGAACTGATCGACGCCGTCGCCGCCCAGACGGGCGCCAGCAAGGCTCAAACCGGCGAAACGCTGGACACGCTCCTCGAAGTGATCAAGAAGTCTGTGTCGAAAGGCGACTCAGTTCAACTGATCGGCTTCGGTAGCTTCGGTTCGGGCAAGCGCGCAGCGCGCACGGGCCGCAACCCCAAGACGGGCGAGACCATCAAGATCCCGGCAGCCAAGACGGTCAAGTTCACGGCTGGCAAGGCGTTCAAGGACGCAGTGAACAAGCGCTGA
- the mnmC gene encoding bifunctional tRNA (5-methylaminomethyl-2-thiouridine)(34)-methyltransferase MnmD/FAD-dependent 5-carboxymethylaminomethyl-2-thiouridine(34) oxidoreductase MnmC — MPDRIVPATLVFREDGTVVSPLYGDIYHSAAGALAQADHVFIRGNGLPRRWRHKRTFTIVETGFGIGCNFLATWAAWRADPSHGERLHFVSVEKHPFARDDLRRAAAHIVAYTTIEPLVDELANAWPAMTPGVHRLEFDDGRVTLTLVFGDALDVLPNLVLRANAFYLDGFAPSKNADMWSPAIFKSLAKLADEHATFATYTSAGTVKRALDEAGFTHRKIEGFAGKRAMLVGEFAPRWRVRRHEPPRARAVGTRDALVIGAGLAGCAVVERLATRGWHVTLIERRAEIASEASGNPAGVFHPMIARDDNLAARLSRAGFLHALNRWRALERAGHAFARSTQGLVQLATSDDEFERMRESIEALGVPAELASTLSRDEARALLRTDVAYGGWLFPQGGSISPAALAAAQCAAAGEKLTRIVGVEVARLERGDDGRWRALDASGATLAQASVVVVANAADAARIAGLRHAPTQRVRGQLTLLPPGSAPDVPVPVIGDGYVVPLAGGVTLTGATYEPDDTGTTLREAGHRENLVRLERLLPEFSAASLDASTLTGRVGFRCVASDRLPLVGELGDEAAAARDAAALTGARLRDVPRAASLYGAFGYGSRGLVWAALGAELIAAQIEGEPWPLERELAEAIDPARFLVRALRHGRVD, encoded by the coding sequence ATGCCCGATCGAATCGTTCCGGCGACGCTCGTCTTCCGCGAAGACGGCACCGTCGTCTCGCCCCTCTACGGCGACATCTACCATAGCGCAGCAGGCGCGCTGGCCCAGGCCGACCACGTGTTCATCCGCGGCAACGGCCTGCCACGGCGCTGGCGGCACAAGCGAACTTTCACGATCGTCGAGACGGGTTTCGGCATCGGCTGCAACTTTCTCGCGACATGGGCTGCATGGCGCGCCGATCCGTCGCACGGCGAGCGGCTTCACTTCGTGTCGGTCGAAAAGCACCCGTTCGCGCGCGACGATCTGCGTCGCGCTGCCGCGCATATCGTTGCATATACAACTATTGAGCCGCTCGTCGACGAACTCGCGAACGCATGGCCCGCGATGACGCCGGGCGTCCACCGTCTCGAATTCGACGACGGCCGCGTGACGCTCACGCTCGTGTTCGGCGATGCGCTCGACGTGCTGCCGAATCTCGTGCTGCGCGCAAACGCGTTCTATCTCGACGGCTTCGCGCCGTCGAAAAACGCGGACATGTGGTCGCCTGCGATCTTCAAGTCGCTCGCGAAGCTCGCCGACGAGCATGCGACGTTCGCGACCTACACGAGCGCGGGCACCGTCAAGCGTGCGCTCGACGAAGCGGGTTTCACGCATCGGAAAATCGAAGGCTTCGCCGGCAAGCGCGCGATGCTCGTCGGTGAATTCGCGCCGCGCTGGCGCGTGCGGCGCCATGAGCCGCCGCGCGCGCGCGCCGTCGGGACGCGCGATGCGCTCGTGATCGGCGCAGGGCTCGCCGGCTGCGCCGTCGTCGAGCGGCTCGCCACGCGCGGCTGGCACGTGACGCTGATCGAGCGACGCGCGGAGATCGCGAGCGAAGCATCCGGCAATCCCGCCGGCGTGTTCCACCCGATGATCGCGCGCGACGACAATCTCGCGGCCCGTCTGTCGCGCGCCGGCTTCCTTCACGCGCTGAACCGCTGGCGCGCGCTCGAGCGCGCAGGCCACGCGTTTGCGCGCAGCACGCAAGGTCTCGTGCAGCTCGCGACATCGGACGACGAGTTCGAGCGGATGCGCGAGAGCATCGAGGCGCTCGGCGTGCCGGCCGAGCTCGCGTCGACGCTGTCGCGCGACGAAGCACGAGCGCTGTTGCGAACGGACGTCGCATACGGCGGATGGCTGTTCCCGCAAGGCGGCTCGATCAGCCCTGCCGCGCTCGCGGCCGCGCAATGCGCGGCGGCCGGCGAAAAGCTCACGCGCATCGTCGGCGTCGAAGTCGCGCGGCTCGAGCGCGGCGACGACGGCCGCTGGCGCGCGCTCGACGCATCGGGCGCGACGCTTGCGCAGGCGAGCGTCGTCGTCGTCGCGAACGCGGCCGATGCCGCGCGCATCGCCGGCCTGCGGCATGCGCCGACGCAGCGCGTGCGCGGCCAGCTCACGCTGCTGCCACCGGGCAGCGCGCCGGACGTGCCGGTGCCCGTGATCGGCGACGGCTACGTCGTGCCGCTTGCCGGCGGCGTCACGCTGACGGGCGCGACTTACGAGCCGGACGATACGGGCACGACACTGCGCGAAGCGGGCCATCGCGAAAACCTCGTCCGGCTCGAACGGCTGCTGCCTGAATTTTCTGCGGCCTCGCTCGACGCGAGCACGCTGACGGGCCGCGTCGGCTTTCGCTGCGTCGCGAGCGACCGGTTGCCGCTCGTCGGCGAACTCGGCGACGAGGCGGCGGCCGCTCGCGATGCGGCGGCGCTGACGGGCGCCAGGCTGCGCGACGTGCCGCGCGCGGCGAGCCTGTACGGCGCATTCGGCTACGGTTCGCGCGGGCTCGTCTGGGCGGCGCTCGGCGCGGAGCTGATCGCCGCGCAGATCGAAGGGGAGCCGTGGCCGCTCGAACGCGAACTGGCCGAAGCGATCGACCCGGCCCGCTTCCTCGTCCGCGCACTGCGGCACGGGCGCGTCGACTGA
- a CDS encoding lytic transglycosylase domain-containing protein yields MRMRFVIVAMFAAGAWSASAPARADCYDEAAKYQKVNPLILRAIAWQESHNRPEALNKNANGSTDYGLMQINSIHLPTLSRYGITKNTLMEPCKSVYIAAWHLRRKMDKYGNTWQAVGAYHSETPSLRDKYAKQIADILVRWKLMPAPDAQDAQSAQR; encoded by the coding sequence ATGAGGATGCGGTTCGTCATTGTCGCGATGTTCGCCGCCGGCGCCTGGTCCGCCAGCGCGCCCGCACGCGCCGACTGTTACGACGAGGCCGCAAAATACCAGAAGGTGAATCCGCTGATCCTGCGCGCGATCGCGTGGCAGGAATCGCACAATCGTCCGGAGGCGCTCAACAAGAACGCGAACGGCTCGACCGATTACGGCCTCATGCAGATCAACTCGATCCATCTGCCGACGCTGTCCCGCTACGGGATCACGAAAAACACGCTGATGGAGCCGTGCAAGAGCGTCTATATCGCCGCGTGGCATCTGCGCCGCAAGATGGACAAGTACGGCAACACGTGGCAGGCGGTGGGCGCCTACCATTCGGAGACGCCGTCGCTGCGCGACAAGTACGCGAAGCAGATCGCCGATATTCTCGTTCGATGGAAGCTGATGCCCGCGCCGGACGCACAGGATGCGCAGAGCGCGCAACGCTAG
- a CDS encoding GTP-binding protein, whose translation MNQPLPVTVLSGFLGAGKTTLLNHILANRAGLKVAVIVNDLAAVNVDATLVRDAAELSHVEERLVEMSNGCICCTLRDDLLVEIRRLAAENRFDAILIESTGIAEPMPIAETFTFVDDDGSTLADVARLDTMVTVVDAFNFLRDYGRDDALAERGLAATEEDDRTLVELLIEQIEFCDVLVINKADLVDADALARLQRILANLNPRARQIVSRFGDVPLADVIDTGLFDFDAAANAPGWLASLEHRHDEDADHDHGDVHVHSEADEYGIGHFVYRARRPFHPARLWALLHEEWKGVLRSKGFFWLATRDDIAGSLSQAGGVCRHGPAGHWWAAQDRAEWPQEGDELYEEIVADWHGDLADTSIGDRRQELVLIGVGLDAPAWRAKFDACLLTDAEYVQGKHAWASYADPFPAWDVDDHDHEHGHDHDNDHGDDAEIVHRH comes from the coding sequence ATGAACCAGCCGTTGCCCGTCACCGTGCTGTCCGGCTTCCTCGGCGCCGGCAAGACCACGCTGCTCAATCACATCCTCGCGAATCGCGCCGGCCTGAAGGTCGCCGTGATCGTCAACGACCTCGCCGCCGTCAACGTCGACGCGACGCTCGTGCGCGACGCGGCCGAGTTGTCGCACGTCGAGGAGCGTCTCGTCGAAATGTCGAACGGCTGCATCTGCTGCACGCTGCGCGACGACCTGCTCGTCGAGATCCGCCGCCTCGCTGCCGAAAACCGCTTCGACGCGATCCTGATCGAATCGACCGGCATCGCCGAGCCGATGCCGATCGCCGAGACCTTCACGTTCGTCGACGACGACGGCTCGACGCTCGCCGACGTCGCGCGCCTCGACACGATGGTCACGGTCGTCGACGCGTTCAATTTCCTGCGCGACTACGGCCGCGACGACGCGCTCGCCGAGCGCGGTCTCGCCGCAACCGAAGAAGACGACCGCACGCTCGTCGAGTTGCTGATCGAGCAGATCGAATTCTGCGACGTGCTCGTCATCAACAAGGCGGATCTCGTCGATGCCGACGCGCTCGCGCGTCTGCAGCGCATCCTCGCGAATCTGAATCCGCGCGCGCGGCAGATCGTCAGCCGCTTCGGCGACGTGCCGCTCGCCGACGTGATCGACACCGGGCTCTTCGATTTCGACGCGGCCGCGAATGCGCCGGGCTGGCTCGCGTCGCTCGAGCATCGCCACGACGAAGACGCCGACCACGACCACGGCGATGTGCACGTGCACAGCGAAGCCGACGAATACGGGATCGGCCACTTCGTCTATCGCGCGCGCCGGCCGTTTCATCCGGCGCGGCTCTGGGCGCTGCTGCACGAAGAGTGGAAGGGCGTGCTGCGCAGCAAGGGGTTCTTCTGGCTCGCGACGCGCGACGACATCGCCGGCTCGCTGTCGCAGGCGGGCGGGGTGTGCCGGCACGGTCCGGCCGGGCACTGGTGGGCGGCGCAGGACCGCGCCGAATGGCCGCAAGAGGGCGACGAGCTGTACGAAGAGATCGTCGCCGACTGGCACGGCGACCTCGCCGATACGTCGATCGGCGACCGACGGCAGGAGCTCGTGCTGATCGGCGTCGGGCTCGATGCGCCCGCGTGGCGCGCGAAGTTCGATGCGTGCCTGCTCACCGACGCCGAGTACGTGCAAGGCAAGCACGCTTGGGCGAGCTACGCGGATCCGTTCCCGGCATGGGACGTCGACGATCATGATCATGAGCACGGCCATGACCACGACAACGACCACGGCGACGACGCCGAGATCGTCCATCGGCACTGA
- a CDS encoding YbdK family carboxylate-amine ligase has protein sequence MALETFVNSEPFTFGIELEIQIVNTHNYDLTKASSDLMRLIKDAKFPGNITPEITESMIELSTGICRTHDQALGELHAIRDTLVSAADQLNVGLCGGGTHAFQQWSERQIFDAPRFQYISELYGYLAKQFTVFGQHVHIGCPDADSALFLLHSMSRFIPHFIALSASSPYVQNVDTGFHSARLNSVFAFPLSGRAPFVLTWNGFEEYFTKMVNTGVVNSMKDFYWDIRPKPGYGTIEVRVMDTPLSVDRAAAIACYIQTLARYLLIDRPLKLSEDDYLVYTFNRFEACRFGLEGTCVNPQTGERRTIAEDILDTLDRIAPHAAALGSRAALDEIGALAKARVNDASWLRTIFKQEKSLNETVRQQCLRWRE, from the coding sequence ATGGCACTCGAAACCTTCGTCAACTCCGAACCGTTCACGTTCGGCATCGAGCTCGAAATCCAGATCGTCAATACTCACAACTACGATCTGACGAAAGCGTCGTCCGATTTGATGCGGCTCATCAAGGATGCAAAATTTCCCGGCAACATCACGCCGGAGATCACCGAAAGCATGATCGAGCTGTCGACCGGCATATGCAGGACGCACGATCAGGCGTTGGGCGAACTGCACGCGATCCGCGACACGCTCGTCAGCGCGGCCGACCAGCTGAACGTCGGTCTCTGCGGCGGCGGCACGCACGCGTTCCAGCAATGGAGCGAGCGGCAGATTTTCGATGCGCCGCGCTTCCAGTACATCTCCGAGCTGTACGGCTATCTCGCGAAGCAGTTCACGGTGTTCGGCCAGCACGTGCACATCGGTTGTCCGGACGCCGACAGCGCGCTGTTCCTGCTGCACTCGATGTCGCGCTTCATCCCGCATTTCATCGCGCTGTCGGCGTCGTCGCCGTACGTGCAGAACGTCGACACCGGCTTTCATTCGGCACGCCTCAATTCCGTGTTCGCGTTCCCGCTGTCGGGCCGCGCGCCGTTCGTGCTCACCTGGAACGGCTTCGAGGAGTACTTCACGAAGATGGTGAACACGGGCGTCGTCAACAGCATGAAGGACTTCTACTGGGACATCCGTCCGAAACCCGGCTACGGAACGATCGAAGTGCGCGTGATGGACACGCCGCTGTCGGTCGATCGCGCGGCCGCGATCGCGTGCTACATCCAGACGCTCGCGCGCTACCTGCTGATCGATCGACCGCTCAAGCTGTCGGAGGACGACTACCTCGTCTACACGTTCAACCGTTTCGAGGCATGCCGCTTCGGACTCGAGGGCACCTGCGTGAATCCGCAGACGGGCGAGCGCCGGACGATCGCCGAGGACATCCTCGACACGCTCGACCGCATTGCGCCGCATGCGGCAGCACTCGGCTCGCGCGCGGCGCTCGACGAGATCGGCGCGCTCGCGAAGGCGCGCGTCAACGACGCGTCGTGGCTCCGGACGATCTTCAAGCAGGAAAAATCGCTGAACGAAACTGTGCGCCAGCAGTGTCTGCGCTGGCGGGAATGA
- the gspE gene encoding type II secretion system ATPase GspE, with translation MTQALAQGAQDQPAAAAPSPLAARLLPYGFAKTGQILIAHQHADTLEVWISERTNAAALAEVARNFGAISVRRVSADELAQAINQAYARQDGSAAQIVGEVEGEVDLSRLMQDIPEVEDLLESEDDAPIIRMINALLTQAAREQASDIHIEPFENASVVRFRVDGTLRDVVRPKKALHGALISRIKIMAQLDIAEKRLPQDGRITLRVGGRPVDVRVSTLPTGHGERAVLRLLEKDAQRLNLEALGMGRATLVQFDKLISRPHGIVLVTGPTGSGKTTTLYASMSRLETATTNIMTVEDPIEYDLSGIGQTQVNERIGMTFARALRSILRQDPDIIMIGEIRDLETAQIAVQASLTGHLVLATLHTNDAASAVTRLTDMGVEPYLLASSLLGVLAQRLVRQLCPVCKEERHEDGRTLWHPVGCDRCGHSGYTGRRGVYELLIVDDPIRSLIHRNAADAEILATGRANGMHTLRDDAERWLAAGATSLEEVLRVTGGA, from the coding sequence GTGACGCAGGCGCTCGCGCAAGGCGCTCAGGATCAGCCGGCCGCCGCCGCGCCGTCGCCGCTCGCCGCGCGCCTGTTGCCGTACGGGTTCGCGAAGACCGGCCAGATCCTGATCGCGCACCAGCATGCCGACACGCTCGAAGTGTGGATCAGCGAGCGCACGAACGCGGCCGCGCTGGCCGAAGTCGCGCGCAACTTCGGCGCGATCTCGGTGCGGCGCGTGTCGGCCGACGAGCTCGCGCAGGCGATCAACCAGGCCTACGCGCGCCAGGACGGCAGCGCCGCGCAGATCGTCGGCGAGGTCGAGGGCGAAGTCGACCTGTCGCGGCTGATGCAGGACATCCCCGAGGTCGAGGATCTGCTCGAATCCGAAGACGACGCGCCGATCATCCGGATGATCAACGCGCTCCTCACGCAAGCGGCGCGCGAGCAGGCGTCCGATATTCACATCGAGCCGTTCGAGAACGCGTCGGTCGTGCGCTTTCGCGTCGACGGCACGCTGCGCGACGTCGTGCGTCCGAAGAAGGCGCTGCACGGCGCGCTGATTTCGCGGATCAAGATCATGGCGCAGCTCGACATCGCCGAGAAGCGCCTGCCGCAGGACGGCCGCATCACGCTGCGCGTCGGCGGCCGGCCCGTCGACGTGCGGGTGTCGACGCTGCCGACCGGGCACGGCGAGCGCGCGGTGCTGCGTCTGCTCGAAAAGGACGCGCAGCGCCTGAATCTCGAGGCGCTCGGAATGGGCCGCGCGACGCTCGTGCAATTCGACAAGCTGATCTCGCGCCCGCACGGCATCGTGCTCGTCACGGGCCCGACCGGCTCGGGCAAGACGACGACGCTGTACGCGTCGATGTCGCGCCTCGAGACCGCGACGACCAACATCATGACGGTCGAGGATCCGATCGAATACGACCTGTCCGGCATCGGCCAGACGCAGGTGAACGAGCGGATCGGGATGACGTTCGCGCGCGCGCTGCGCTCGATCCTGCGGCAGGATCCGGACATCATCATGATCGGCGAAATCCGCGATCTCGAGACCGCGCAGATCGCGGTGCAGGCGTCGCTGACGGGCCACCTGGTGCTCGCGACGCTGCACACGAACGATGCCGCGTCGGCCGTCACGCGTCTGACCGACATGGGCGTCGAGCCGTATCTGCTCGCATCGTCGCTGCTCGGCGTGCTCGCGCAGCGGCTCGTGCGTCAGCTCTGTCCGGTATGCAAGGAAGAGCGGCACGAGGACGGCCGCACCCTCTGGCATCCGGTCGGCTGCGACAGGTGCGGGCATTCGGGCTACACCGGCCGGCGCGGCGTCTACGAGCTGCTGATCGTCGACGATCCGATCCGCTCGCTGATCCATCGCAACGCGGCGGACGCCGAGATCCTCGCGACCGGCCGCGCGAACGGAATGCACACGCTGCGCGACGACGCCGAGCGCTGGCTCGCGGCGGGCGCGACGTCGCTCGAGGAAGTGCTGCGCGTGACGGGAGGCGCATAG